Proteins encoded by one window of Hafnia alvei:
- the mdoH gene encoding glucans biosynthesis glucosyltransferase MdoH, whose protein sequence is MNKSTENADAYLKALAMSAEQEAALRQQMTASQDVSVDAVHRSLASDDVQLSDLEALDAPLCSVESRLEMGWSDTLEEKALLTKDAAGRTAIKAMPTIKRTSMFPEKWRTNPVGRLWDGLLGRTQPPKHQFKTAAEAEADKRWRKVGSMRRWVLLILMLTQTVIATWYMKTILPYQGWEWIDPASMLEKPIMQSVMELLPYVLQFGILVLFAILFCWVSAGFWTALMGFLQLLIGRDKYSISATTVGDEALNPKHRTALIMPICNEDVSRVFAGLRATYESVVATGQIEHFDIFVLSDSYDPDICVAEQKAWMEICKEVGGEGRIFYRRRRRRVKRKSGNIDDFCRRWGGEYSYMVILDADSVMSGDCLTNLVRLMEANPSAGIIQSAPKATGMDTMYARIQQFATRVYGPLFTAGLHFWQLGESHYWGHNAIIRVKPFIEHCALAPLPGSGTFAGSILSHDFVEAALMRRAGWGVWIAYDLPGSYEELPPNLLDELKRDRRWCQGNLMNFRLFLVKGMHPVHRAVFLTGVMSYLSAPLWFMFLVLSTALQVVHTLMEPQYFLQPRQLFPVWPQWRPELAIALFSTTLVLLFLPKLLSVVLIWAKGAKEYGGSFRLLISMLLEMLFSVLLAPVRMIFHTVFVVSAFLGWSITWQSPQRDDDATPWSEAFRRHGSQCLLGLIWAGGVAVLDLRFLWWLSPIVVSLILSPVVSVITSRRTLGVKCKRAKIFLIPEEYSPPVEMVATERYVELNNKRELDHGFLRAVFDPAYNALATAMATSRHHAHAAIAKAREERVEKALSTGPQELSRDERLALLSDPVTLARLHQLLWSTPERYPQWTQAYQALKPAA, encoded by the coding sequence ATGAATAAGTCTACTGAGAATGCCGATGCCTATCTAAAGGCATTGGCGATGAGCGCGGAGCAAGAAGCCGCGCTCAGGCAGCAAATGACCGCATCACAGGATGTTTCTGTGGATGCGGTGCATAGGTCGCTGGCCTCAGACGATGTTCAACTGTCGGATTTAGAGGCGCTCGATGCGCCTCTTTGTTCAGTTGAATCACGTCTTGAGATGGGCTGGTCGGATACGCTGGAAGAGAAAGCATTGCTGACAAAAGATGCGGCAGGACGAACTGCGATCAAAGCAATGCCCACCATTAAGCGTACGTCGATGTTTCCTGAAAAGTGGCGCACCAATCCGGTTGGCCGCCTGTGGGATGGCCTGCTAGGCAGAACGCAGCCGCCGAAACACCAGTTTAAAACCGCGGCAGAAGCCGAGGCCGATAAACGCTGGCGTAAAGTGGGCTCAATGCGCCGCTGGGTTTTGCTTATCCTGATGCTGACGCAGACGGTCATCGCCACCTGGTACATGAAAACCATTCTGCCGTATCAAGGTTGGGAATGGATCGATCCAGCTTCAATGCTAGAGAAACCGATCATGCAGTCGGTGATGGAGCTGCTGCCCTATGTTCTTCAGTTTGGAATATTAGTGCTGTTTGCCATTCTCTTCTGCTGGGTATCGGCCGGTTTCTGGACAGCGCTGATGGGCTTCCTTCAGCTCTTGATAGGCCGCGATAAATACAGCATTTCCGCTACAACGGTTGGGGACGAAGCGCTCAATCCAAAACATCGCACCGCGCTTATCATGCCGATTTGTAATGAAGACGTATCCCGTGTATTTGCAGGGCTACGAGCAACCTATGAATCGGTGGTGGCGACAGGGCAAATCGAACACTTTGATATCTTTGTGCTGAGCGATAGCTACGATCCCGATATTTGCGTGGCAGAGCAAAAAGCATGGATGGAGATCTGCAAAGAAGTCGGCGGTGAAGGGCGTATTTTCTATCGTCGTCGTCGTCGTCGTGTGAAACGCAAATCCGGTAACATCGATGACTTCTGCCGTCGCTGGGGCGGAGAATACAGCTACATGGTTATTCTTGACGCCGATAGCGTGATGAGCGGCGACTGTTTAACCAATCTGGTTCGTCTGATGGAAGCCAACCCAAGCGCGGGGATTATTCAATCTGCGCCGAAGGCGACCGGCATGGACACCATGTATGCGCGTATTCAGCAGTTTGCAACGCGTGTATATGGGCCATTGTTCACCGCAGGTTTGCATTTCTGGCAGTTAGGTGAATCCCATTATTGGGGCCACAACGCCATTATTCGTGTGAAGCCGTTTATCGAACACTGCGCGCTGGCACCGCTGCCGGGCAGCGGCACCTTTGCCGGTTCCATTTTGTCACATGACTTTGTGGAAGCCGCATTGATGCGTCGCGCTGGCTGGGGGGTGTGGATTGCCTATGACCTGCCGGGCTCCTACGAGGAATTACCCCCGAACCTGCTGGATGAGCTGAAGCGTGACCGTCGCTGGTGCCAAGGTAACCTGATGAACTTCCGCCTATTTTTGGTGAAAGGGATGCATCCGGTTCACCGTGCGGTATTCCTGACGGGCGTGATGTCGTATCTGTCGGCACCGTTATGGTTTATGTTCTTGGTGCTCTCAACGGCGCTACAGGTGGTGCATACGCTGATGGAGCCGCAGTACTTCCTGCAGCCGCGACAGCTATTCCCAGTTTGGCCACAGTGGCGTCCTGAACTGGCGATTGCGCTGTTCTCAACCACGTTGGTGCTGTTGTTCTTGCCAAAACTGCTGTCTGTGGTGCTGATTTGGGCCAAAGGTGCTAAAGAGTACGGTGGTTCATTCCGCCTGCTGATTTCCATGCTGCTGGAGATGTTGTTCTCCGTGTTGCTGGCACCGGTGCGTATGATTTTCCATACCGTATTTGTGGTGAGCGCGTTCCTTGGCTGGTCAATCACCTGGCAGTCGCCGCAGCGTGATGATGATGCTACGCCGTGGAGTGAAGCTTTCCGTCGTCATGGTTCGCAGTGCTTACTCGGCCTTATCTGGGCGGGTGGCGTTGCGGTGCTGGATCTGCGTTTCCTCTGGTGGCTGTCACCGATCGTGGTGTCGTTGATCCTTTCACCAGTGGTTTCGGTGATTACGAGCCGTCGCACGCTGGGCGTGAAGTGCAAACGTGCTAAGATCTTCTTGATCCCCGAGGAATACTCTCCTCCGGTTGAGATGGTGGCGACCGAGCGCTACGTTGAGCTCAACAACAAGCGTGAACTCGATCATGGCTTCCTGCGTGCGGTGTTTGATCCTGCGTACAATGCGTTGGCGACCGCAATGGCCACTTCTCGCCATCATGCGCATGCTGCTATTGCTAAAGCACGTGAAGAGCGCGTAGAGAAAGCCTTGAGCACCGGGCCTCAGGAGCTTAGCCGAGACGAACGCTTGGCGCTGCTGAGCGATCCTGTTACGTTGGCACGCCTTCATCAGTTACTGTGGAGCACGCCAGAGCGCTATCCTCAGTGGACTCAGGCTTATCAGGCACTGAAGCCTGCGGCCTAA
- the fghA gene encoding S-formylglutathione hydrolase — translation MDSLELLEEHRLFNGWQQRYRHASDALNCLMTFSIYLPPTADDAPPPVLYWLSGLTCNDENFSTKAGAQRVASELGLALVIPDTSPRGDTVPNDAGYDLGQGAGFYLNATQAPWNSHYRMDDYITQELPALIREHFNVSEKQSISGHSMGGHGALTLALRNPHQYLSVSAFAPIVNPTQVPWGRKAFAAYLGDDRSLWQSYDSCCLIAQQKPTFPILIDQGDDDQFLADQLQPAKLAELARQNEWSLRLRIQPGYDHSYFTIATFIEDHLRFHAEHLGLA, via the coding sequence GTGGATTCACTGGAACTGTTAGAAGAGCATCGTCTGTTCAATGGCTGGCAGCAGCGCTACCGCCACGCATCTGATGCACTCAACTGTCTGATGACATTTAGCATCTATTTGCCTCCCACAGCCGACGATGCACCGCCGCCGGTACTCTATTGGCTGTCAGGCTTAACCTGCAATGACGAAAATTTCTCCACCAAGGCTGGCGCGCAGCGCGTTGCGTCCGAGCTAGGTTTAGCGTTAGTCATCCCAGATACCAGCCCGCGCGGCGATACAGTGCCCAATGATGCGGGCTACGATCTGGGACAAGGCGCCGGTTTTTATCTGAACGCCACGCAGGCTCCGTGGAATAGCCATTATCGAATGGATGATTACATCACGCAGGAGCTGCCAGCGCTTATTCGCGAGCATTTCAACGTCAGTGAAAAGCAGTCCATCAGTGGTCATTCGATGGGGGGACATGGTGCGCTAACGCTGGCATTACGTAATCCACATCAGTATTTATCGGTGTCTGCCTTTGCGCCTATCGTTAACCCAACGCAGGTACCTTGGGGGCGCAAAGCCTTCGCGGCCTATTTGGGCGACGATCGCTCTCTTTGGCAGAGCTATGACAGCTGTTGTCTGATTGCGCAGCAAAAGCCTACGTTCCCGATCCTCATCGATCAGGGCGATGACGATCAGTTTTTAGCGGATCAATTACAACCCGCCAAACTTGCCGAGTTGGCTCGTCAGAACGAATGGTCACTGCGCTTACGTATCCAGCCGGGTTATGATCATAGCTACTTTACTATCGCGACATTTATTGAAGATCACCTGCGCTTTCATGCCGAACACCTTGGCTTAGCGTAA
- a CDS encoding DsrE family protein, whose protein sequence is MKVVFHVSESTHCIPAFNSATNLLKARNGKYTDIHIVFTGSAISTLIADSDESPNWETLQQANVILLACENAMRANSITLDRLLMGVNSVPAGILALVEHQQDGYFYIKP, encoded by the coding sequence ATGAAAGTTGTATTCCATGTTTCAGAATCAACGCACTGCATTCCCGCATTTAACAGCGCCACTAATCTATTGAAAGCGCGCAATGGTAAATATACCGATATTCATATTGTGTTTACCGGCTCAGCCATCAGCACGCTGATTGCCGACAGTGACGAATCGCCAAACTGGGAGACGTTGCAGCAGGCCAACGTCATTTTGCTGGCCTGTGAGAATGCAATGCGAGCGAATAGCATTACGCTGGATCGGCTATTGATGGGGGTGAACTCAGTTCCTGCGGGCATATTGGCACTGGTTGAACACCAGCAAGACGGTTATTTTTACATCAAACCTTAG
- a CDS encoding VOC family protein — protein sequence MLKLSALDHLVLTVANIDKSVQFYQQVLGMGVETFGSEGRTALTFGEQKINLHAAKSPFRPHAKHPTPGSADLCFITVQPLQEVVLWVIGCGVEIIEGPVTRTGASGKISSIYLRDPDGNLIEIANRL from the coding sequence ATGCTTAAACTCTCCGCGCTGGATCATTTAGTTCTCACCGTGGCTAATATCGACAAATCCGTCCAGTTTTATCAGCAGGTTCTGGGGATGGGGGTTGAAACCTTTGGCAGCGAAGGCCGTACGGCGCTTACGTTTGGTGAGCAAAAAATCAATCTTCACGCGGCCAAATCGCCTTTTCGCCCTCATGCTAAACATCCAACACCAGGCAGCGCCGATCTCTGCTTTATCACGGTTCAGCCGCTGCAAGAGGTTGTTTTATGGGTGATTGGCTGCGGCGTCGAGATTATTGAAGGGCCGGTAACTCGCACGGGTGCCAGCGGAAAAATCAGCTCTATTTATTTGCGTGACCCCGACGGCAATCTGATTGAAATCGCCAATCGTCTTTAA
- the moeA gene encoding molybdopterin molybdotransferase MoeA, with the protein MDCYNTSDLISIEQALEKLLSQTSAISDVEDVALTDAAGRITALPVISPLNVPPFANSAMDGYAVRLQDITPDAVLSVAGKAFAGSPFSGEWPAGSVIRIMTGAPVPAGTDAVIMQEQAELSEQGVRFTAMPAQGQNIRLAGEDIRQGAEVLAAGVRLGTAELPLLASLGIAQIKVVRKLKVALFSTGDELQPVGTPLQEGQIYDTNRFAVRLMLEQMHCEIIDLGIIRDDPQALREAFKAGDLHADLLISSGGVSVGEADFTKQILDEVGKISFWKLAMKPGKPFAFGQLNRALFCGLPGNPVSAVVTFYQLVQPLIAHLSGDTHWQPPARLKAKAMTPLKKSPGRLDFQRGIVSANAQGELEVRTTGHQGSHVFSSFTLGNAFIVLERERGSVKAGELVDVELFNPLLRF; encoded by the coding sequence ATGGATTGTTACAACACATCTGATTTGATTTCTATTGAGCAAGCGCTGGAAAAATTACTTTCACAAACATCAGCCATTTCCGATGTGGAAGACGTTGCGCTGACCGATGCCGCTGGCCGTATCACTGCTCTTCCTGTTATTTCTCCGTTAAATGTTCCTCCATTTGCTAACTCAGCCATGGACGGATACGCCGTTCGTTTGCAAGACATCACACCAGACGCCGTACTTTCTGTTGCTGGCAAAGCATTTGCAGGCAGCCCGTTCAGCGGTGAATGGCCAGCAGGCAGCGTCATTCGTATTATGACCGGCGCGCCCGTACCAGCAGGAACCGATGCGGTTATCATGCAAGAGCAGGCTGAACTCAGCGAACAAGGCGTGCGTTTTACGGCGATGCCAGCGCAAGGACAAAACATCCGTTTGGCCGGTGAAGACATTCGTCAGGGTGCTGAAGTATTAGCCGCTGGGGTTCGTTTAGGCACGGCGGAACTTCCTCTGTTAGCGTCTTTAGGCATTGCTCAAATTAAAGTTGTGCGCAAATTGAAAGTCGCTCTGTTTTCAACCGGCGATGAGCTACAGCCGGTAGGCACGCCTTTGCAAGAAGGGCAGATTTACGACACGAACCGTTTTGCCGTACGTTTAATGCTTGAGCAAATGCACTGCGAGATTATTGATTTAGGCATTATCCGCGACGATCCACAGGCGCTGCGCGAGGCCTTTAAGGCAGGCGATCTGCATGCTGATCTATTGATTAGCAGCGGCGGCGTTTCCGTTGGCGAAGCCGATTTCACCAAACAAATTTTAGATGAAGTTGGGAAAATCAGTTTCTGGAAACTGGCCATGAAGCCGGGTAAACCATTCGCTTTTGGTCAGCTTAATCGCGCGTTGTTCTGCGGCCTGCCGGGCAACCCTGTTTCAGCCGTGGTGACGTTCTATCAGTTGGTGCAACCGCTGATTGCCCATCTTTCTGGCGATACCCACTGGCAGCCACCAGCACGTTTAAAAGCCAAGGCGATGACTCCGCTGAAAAAATCACCGGGTCGTTTAGATTTCCAGCGCGGCATCGTGAGTGCGAATGCTCAGGGCGAACTAGAAGTACGCACCACGGGCCATCAAGGTTCACACGTCTTCAGCTCATTTACCCTCGGCAATGCTTTTATTGTTTTAGAGCGCGAGCGCGGCTCGGTTAAAGCCGGTGAGTTAGTCGATGTAGAATTGTTTAATCCGCTGTTGAGATTTTAA
- a CDS encoding glucan biosynthesis protein G, whose protein sequence is MLATTQAWAFSLDDVAKKAQSLAGESFKAPKSNLPSEFREMKFADYQQIQFNHDKPYWNNLKTPFKLEFYHQGMYFDTPVKINEVTATSVRQIKYNPDYFNFGSVKHDPEAVKDLGFAGFKVVYPINQAGKNDEIMSMLGASYFRVVGKGQVYGLSARGLAIDTALPSGEEFPRFREFWIERPKAKDKHLVIYALLDSPRATGAYRMIVTPGTDTVVDVQSRVYLRDKVGVLGMAPLTSMYLFGSNQPSTNVNYRPQLHDSEGLSIHAGNGEWIWRPLNNPKHLSVSTFSVENPKGFGLLQRTRDFSQYEDLDDRYDLRPGAWVEPRGVWGKGKVQLVEIPTADETNDNIVAFWIPASLPEVGKPINLDYRLHFTRDEAKLHDPALAWVKQTMRSTGDVKQSNLIREPDGTTALIVDFVGPALKALTPDAPVTTQVTTDDNTKLVQNDLRYNPVTGGWRLTLRFNVIDNKKPVEMRAYLIKEDKPLSEIWSYQLPANE, encoded by the coding sequence ATGCTCGCAACAACACAGGCATGGGCGTTTTCGCTAGATGATGTTGCAAAAAAAGCACAATCTCTGGCAGGGGAGTCTTTCAAGGCACCTAAAAGCAACCTGCCTTCAGAGTTTCGTGAGATGAAGTTTGCTGACTATCAGCAAATCCAATTCAATCATGACAAACCCTACTGGAATAACCTTAAAACTCCATTCAAATTAGAGTTCTACCATCAGGGTATGTATTTTGATACGCCGGTTAAGATCAATGAAGTGACGGCAACGTCGGTTCGTCAGATCAAATATAACCCGGACTACTTTAATTTTGGCTCAGTGAAACACGACCCAGAGGCCGTGAAAGACTTGGGCTTTGCGGGTTTCAAAGTGGTTTATCCGATCAATCAGGCGGGTAAAAACGATGAAATCATGAGCATGCTGGGCGCAAGCTATTTCCGCGTTGTGGGTAAAGGCCAAGTCTATGGTCTTTCTGCACGTGGTTTGGCTATTGATACCGCACTGCCGTCTGGCGAAGAATTCCCGCGCTTCCGCGAATTCTGGATTGAACGTCCAAAAGCAAAAGATAAACACTTGGTGATTTACGCGCTGCTGGATTCTCCACGCGCAACCGGCGCATATCGCATGATTGTGACTCCGGGTACTGACACCGTGGTTGATGTGCAGTCACGTGTATATCTGCGCGACAAAGTGGGCGTGCTGGGTATGGCACCGTTAACCAGCATGTATTTGTTTGGTTCAAACCAGCCATCTACTAACGTGAACTATCGTCCACAGCTGCATGATTCTGAAGGTCTATCGATTCATGCTGGCAACGGCGAATGGATCTGGCGTCCACTGAACAATCCTAAACATCTATCCGTAAGCACCTTCAGCGTTGAAAATCCGAAAGGTTTTGGCCTGCTGCAGCGTACTCGTGACTTCTCTCAATACGAAGACCTAGACGATCGTTACGATCTGCGTCCGGGCGCTTGGGTTGAACCACGTGGTGTTTGGGGCAAAGGTAAAGTTCAGCTGGTGGAAATTCCAACGGCCGATGAAACCAACGATAACATCGTGGCATTCTGGATCCCGGCAAGTCTGCCAGAGGTCGGAAAACCTATTAATCTGGATTACCGTCTACACTTCACTCGTGATGAAGCAAAACTGCATGACCCTGCGTTAGCGTGGGTGAAGCAGACTATGCGTTCAACCGGTGATGTGAAACAGTCTAACCTGATCCGCGAACCAGACGGCACAACCGCGCTGATTGTTGATTTTGTTGGCCCAGCGCTAAAAGCGTTGACGCCTGATGCACCTGTAACCACTCAGGTGACAACGGATGACAACACTAAACTGGTGCAGAACGATTTACGTTACAACCCGGTAACCGGCGGCTGGCGTCTGACGCTGCGCTTTAACGTTATCGACAACAAAAAACCGGTTGAGATGCGTGCTTATCTGATCAAAGAAGATAAACCGCTGAGTGAAATCTGGAGCTATCAGTTACCTGCCAATGAATAA
- the moeB gene encoding molybdopterin-synthase adenylyltransferase MoeB, producing the protein MSKEIPEELSDAEMMRYNRQIVLRGFDFDGQEKLKASHALIIGLGGLGCPASQYLAAAGVGTLTLVDFDTVSLSNLQRQILHCDARIGMAKVESARLSLQEINPHTQLHTVNAVLEDAELTTLIEQVDVVLDCTDNVDIRDRLNRLCFNLHTPLVSGAAIRMEGQVNVFTYQEDEPCYRCLSRLFGANALTCVEAGVMSPLVGIIGAMQAMEAIKLLAHFGTVPRGRLMMYDAMSSQWRSMTLAKNPSCEVCSHP; encoded by the coding sequence ATGAGCAAAGAGATACCCGAAGAGCTTAGCGATGCTGAGATGATGCGATATAACCGCCAGATCGTGCTGCGCGGTTTTGATTTCGACGGTCAGGAAAAGCTTAAAGCCTCGCATGCGCTGATTATTGGGTTGGGTGGTTTAGGCTGCCCAGCCAGCCAATATCTCGCTGCGGCAGGGGTAGGAACCTTGACGCTTGTCGACTTTGATACGGTATCTCTTTCTAATTTACAGCGCCAAATCTTGCACTGCGATGCGCGAATCGGGATGGCAAAAGTCGAGTCTGCGCGTTTATCGCTCCAAGAGATTAACCCTCACACCCAGTTGCATACCGTAAATGCCGTGCTAGAGGACGCCGAGCTCACCACACTTATCGAGCAGGTTGACGTGGTTCTCGACTGCACGGATAACGTCGATATTCGCGATCGTCTTAATCGCTTATGCTTCAACCTGCATACGCCTTTGGTATCCGGTGCCGCTATCCGCATGGAAGGGCAAGTTAACGTATTTACCTATCAAGAAGACGAGCCTTGCTACCGTTGTTTAAGCCGCTTATTTGGCGCTAACGCCCTCACCTGCGTGGAAGCGGGTGTTATGTCACCGTTGGTCGGAATTATCGGTGCCATGCAAGCGATGGAAGCCATTAAGTTATTGGCACATTTCGGCACGGTTCCCCGTGGGCGGCTGATGATGTACGACGCCATGAGTTCGCAGTGGCGTTCAATGACGCTGGCTAAAAATCCTTCCTGCGAAGTGTGCAGTCATCCATAA
- a CDS encoding LytR/AlgR family response regulator transcription factor, which yields MKAIIVEDEFLAQEELSYLIRTHSKIQIVGTFEDGLDVLKYLQHNEVDAIFLDINIPSLDGVLLAQNLSKFARKPQIIFITAYKEHAVEAFELEAFDYILKPYHESRIITMLQKLEASHQREQELTHNNTVARPAPKTINLIKDERIIVTECNDIYYAAADEKVTRVYTRREEFVMPMNITEFCNRLPEEKFFRCHRSYCVNLSKIREIVPWFNNTYVLRLTDLEFEVPVSRGKVKAFRQLMRL from the coding sequence ATGAAAGCGATCATTGTAGAAGACGAATTTTTAGCGCAGGAAGAGTTAAGCTACCTGATCCGAACCCACAGCAAAATTCAGATTGTGGGTACCTTCGAGGATGGTCTGGATGTACTTAAATACCTGCAGCACAACGAAGTGGACGCTATTTTTCTCGACATCAATATCCCTTCGTTGGACGGCGTTCTGCTGGCGCAAAATCTCAGCAAATTTGCGCGTAAGCCACAGATTATTTTTATTACCGCCTACAAAGAGCATGCGGTAGAAGCCTTTGAGTTAGAGGCCTTTGATTACATTCTCAAGCCCTATCATGAGTCACGCATCATCACCATGCTGCAAAAGCTGGAAGCCAGCCACCAGCGCGAACAAGAGTTGACCCATAACAACACCGTAGCGCGTCCAGCCCCCAAAACGATTAACCTGATAAAAGACGAACGCATCATCGTCACCGAGTGCAACGATATTTATTATGCAGCGGCGGATGAAAAGGTCACCCGAGTCTATACCCGTCGCGAAGAGTTTGTGATGCCTATGAACATTACTGAATTCTGTAACCGATTGCCTGAAGAGAAGTTTTTCCGCTGCCATCGCTCGTACTGCGTCAATCTGTCTAAAATACGAGAGATCGTACCGTGGTTTAATAACACCTATGTACTGCGCCTCACCGATCTTGAGTTTGAAGTCCCAGTAAGCCGTGGAAAAGTAAAAGCATTCCGCCAACTTATGCGGTTATAG
- a CDS encoding sensor histidine kinase — MLLAVFERAALMLICIFFLTRIRLFRQLLQKEQHTRVELAAVTAIFTTFALFSTYNGISVEGALINVRIIAVISGGILFGPWVGITTGVIAGVHRYLIDMDGVTAIPCLISSIIAGIISAWIHQRIAKEKRWSAGILAGMLCESLTMVLIIAFIDSKPLGIDIVEHIGLPMILGAGCIGLIVLLVQSVEDEKEVIAARQAKLALDIANKTLPYFRNINSESLMTICRIIREDINADAVAITNTENILAYVGVGEEQYNIGEELISDVTRQTIQRGDITINNNDEAHRTPQIHSQIIIPLREKGEVTGTLKIYYCHAHKITYSLKVMAVGLSQIISTQIEVSRIEQLREMADKAELRALQSKINPHFLFNALNAISSSIRTNPDTARQLIINLASYLRFNLELNDEHIDIKRELHQIQDYVAIEKARFGSKLTVIFDIDDVDLTIPSLLIQPLVENAIVHGIQPCRGKGVVAIAVKKKDNRIRISIKDTGNGISQETIDRVTHGDMPNNKIGLLNVHQRVKLLYGEGLHIRRLEPGTEIYFYITPSVPTHNELTVREPKEVNTL; from the coding sequence ATGCTGCTGGCGGTGTTTGAACGCGCCGCTTTGATGCTGATCTGCATCTTTTTTCTGACACGCATTCGCCTGTTCCGCCAACTGCTGCAAAAAGAGCAGCATACGCGGGTTGAGCTGGCCGCCGTCACCGCGATTTTTACCACCTTCGCACTATTTAGTACCTATAACGGTATCAGCGTTGAAGGCGCATTAATTAACGTGCGTATCATTGCGGTTATTTCCGGCGGGATACTTTTTGGTCCCTGGGTGGGGATAACAACCGGCGTCATCGCGGGCGTACATCGCTATTTGATCGATATGGATGGCGTAACCGCGATCCCATGCTTAATCAGCAGCATCATCGCCGGGATTATTTCAGCGTGGATCCATCAACGGATTGCGAAAGAAAAACGCTGGAGCGCGGGTATCTTAGCGGGCATGTTGTGCGAAAGCCTGACGATGGTGTTGATTATCGCCTTTATCGATTCAAAACCGTTGGGGATCGATATCGTTGAGCACATCGGTTTACCGATGATTCTGGGTGCGGGCTGCATCGGTTTGATCGTGCTGTTGGTACAAAGCGTTGAAGATGAAAAAGAGGTCATTGCGGCGCGTCAGGCGAAGCTGGCTCTCGATATCGCCAATAAAACGCTGCCCTACTTCCGCAATATCAACAGTGAATCACTGATGACTATTTGCCGGATCATCCGCGAAGATATCAACGCCGATGCCGTCGCCATCACTAATACCGAAAATATTCTCGCCTACGTGGGCGTGGGCGAAGAGCAATACAATATTGGCGAAGAGCTGATTAGCGATGTGACGCGCCAAACCATTCAGCGCGGTGACATCACGATCAATAACAACGATGAAGCCCATCGCACGCCGCAGATCCATTCACAGATTATTATCCCGCTGCGTGAAAAAGGCGAAGTCACCGGTACGCTAAAAATCTATTACTGCCATGCGCACAAAATTACCTATTCATTAAAGGTCATGGCCGTTGGTCTATCGCAGATTATCTCAACGCAAATCGAAGTTTCTCGCATTGAACAGCTACGCGAAATGGCAGATAAGGCCGAGCTACGCGCATTGCAAAGCAAGATTAACCCCCATTTCCTCTTCAATGCGCTCAACGCGATTTCTTCTTCTATTCGCACCAATCCTGATACCGCTCGACAGCTGATCATTAATTTGGCCAGCTACCTGCGCTTTAATCTGGAGCTCAACGATGAACACATCGACATCAAGCGCGAGCTACACCAAATCCAAGACTATGTGGCGATTGAAAAAGCGCGTTTCGGCAGTAAGTTGACGGTTATTTTTGACATCGACGACGTTGATTTAACCATTCCTAGCTTGCTCATCCAGCCGTTAGTTGAAAACGCAATTGTGCACGGAATACAGCCATGTCGCGGCAAAGGCGTGGTGGCGATTGCGGTTAAAAAGAAAGATAACCGGATAAGAATCTCTATCAAAGACACCGGCAACGGGATCAGCCAGGAAACCATTGACCGAGTGACGCACGGCGATATGCCAAATAATAAAATTGGCCTGCTCAACGTACACCAGCGCGTCAAACTGCTGTATGGCGAGGGGCTGCATATCCGCCGCCTTGAGCCCGGCACCGAGATCTATTTTTACATTACCCCAAGCGTTCCTACGCACAACGAACTGACGGTGCGAGAACCCAAGGAGGTTAATACGCTATGA
- a CDS encoding MysB family protein, with amino-acid sequence MDMYLTLDEAIEAAREAYLADHENSDDASQVAQFNLQKYVMQDGEIMWLAEFHATEDEGGDGVPLFSGEAAQAIFDNDYDEVEIREEWITENTLYEWDEDDFQYEPPLDTEEGEAASDEWEEQN; translated from the coding sequence ATGGACATGTATCTGACCTTAGATGAAGCTATAGAGGCCGCCAGAGAAGCCTATTTAGCCGATCATGAAAACAGCGATGACGCCTCACAGGTCGCCCAATTCAATCTGCAAAAATATGTCATGCAGGATGGGGAAATCATGTGGCTCGCGGAATTCCACGCTACCGAAGATGAAGGTGGTGATGGCGTACCGCTATTTAGCGGTGAAGCAGCTCAGGCAATTTTTGATAATGACTATGATGAGGTAGAAATTCGCGAAGAGTGGATCACTGAGAACACGCTCTACGAATGGGATGAAGATGACTTCCAGTACGAACCACCGTTAGATACCGAAGAAGGTGAAGCCGCCTCAGACGAGTGGGAAGAACAAAATTAG